A section of the Methanoculleus horonobensis genome encodes:
- the cbiM gene encoding cobalt transporter CbiM: MHIPDAFIPMGQALVYWVIALVFIALALRWARRSMGEEKIPLVAVLAAGIFAIQALNIPIPWGTSGHMVGAALAAIVLGSPFAGVFVLTLVLLVQGIIFGDGGITVMGANIINMGVVGGFIGYYGYTAIKRVIGNAYAAAFIAAWAALFISAILCAVELAIAGTFPLVPALTGLGLYHAVIGLIEGGITAGALYLIASARPDILEHPTGVSV, from the coding sequence ATGCATATACCTGACGCGTTTATACCGATGGGGCAGGCCCTGGTCTACTGGGTCATCGCCCTCGTCTTCATCGCCCTCGCCCTCCGGTGGGCGCGGCGTTCGATGGGAGAGGAGAAGATACCGCTGGTCGCCGTGCTCGCCGCAGGCATCTTCGCCATCCAGGCGTTGAACATCCCCATCCCCTGGGGGACGAGCGGCCACATGGTCGGTGCGGCGCTCGCGGCAATCGTCCTCGGGTCGCCGTTCGCAGGAGTCTTCGTCCTGACGCTGGTGCTCCTCGTGCAGGGTATCATCTTCGGCGACGGCGGCATCACCGTCATGGGCGCGAACATCATCAACATGGGCGTCGTCGGAGGGTTCATCGGCTACTACGGGTATACCGCCATCAAACGCGTGATTGGGAATGCGTATGCCGCCGCCTTCATCGCCGCATGGGCGGCGCTCTTCATCTCCGCAATCCTCTGTGCCGTCGAACTCGCAATCGCCGGAACGTTCCCGCTGGTTCCAGCACTCACCGGCCTTGGGCTCTACCATGCGGTCATCGGGCTCATCGAGGGAGGCATCACCGCGGGCGCCCTCTACCTGATCGCCTCGGCACGCCCCGACATCCTCGAACACCCGACGGGGGTGAGCGTGTAA